A window from Pseudobutyrivibrio ruminis HUN009 encodes these proteins:
- a CDS encoding LacI family DNA-binding transcriptional regulator: MVRIKDIAKTCGVSTATVSYVLHGKYEKVSKEVRERIEAEIAESGYITNQSAINLVSRCSGLIGVAVMDSSDKKDIMGDPYFSILFSYLEKEFRKRDKYILIILDQSPERVVKDALRWNLDGLILSNYTKEAMIAISQEFVKPIVTIDAAFVYEYDKLVQVFIDDYDGGYKIGNYLASIGHTNVAMLDDNDEEDTRHRWRGFRQSFIDNGIEIDESSHFIIDMKTEDLQEGLDRIYPALIEKSAVFCISDFYALRVIKYLNEHGKTVPEDISIAGYDDILFSKLSTPELTTIRQNVQQKAESAVDSMMKMIKNKPVEHNIKLPVELIVRESCRQL, from the coding sequence ATGGTAAGAATCAAAGACATTGCAAAAACATGTGGCGTAAGTACAGCCACTGTATCGTATGTGCTGCATGGAAAGTATGAAAAGGTCTCAAAGGAAGTAAGAGAAAGAATCGAAGCTGAAATAGCGGAAAGCGGCTATATCACAAATCAATCTGCAATCAATCTGGTAAGCAGATGCTCAGGCCTTATTGGCGTAGCGGTTATGGATTCTAGCGATAAAAAGGATATTATGGGTGACCCATATTTCAGTATTCTCTTCTCATATCTTGAAAAGGAATTTAGAAAAAGAGATAAATATATTTTGATTATCCTGGACCAGTCTCCTGAACGTGTTGTAAAGGATGCGTTGCGATGGAATTTAGATGGGCTTATCCTTAGCAACTACACCAAGGAAGCCATGATTGCAATCAGCCAGGAGTTTGTAAAACCAATTGTTACCATAGATGCAGCCTTTGTTTACGAGTACGATAAGCTGGTGCAGGTATTCATAGATGATTATGATGGTGGATACAAAATTGGTAACTATTTGGCATCAATAGGTCATACAAATGTGGCCATGCTTGATGATAATGATGAGGAAGATACCAGACACAGATGGCGAGGTTTTAGGCAAAGCTTTATTGATAACGGTATAGAAATCGATGAAAGCTCACACTTTATTATCGATATGAAAACTGAGGATTTGCAGGAAGGATTAGATAGAATTTATCCTGCATTGATAGAAAAATCTGCTGTATTTTGTATTTCAGATTTTTACGCTTTAAGAGTAATAAAGTATTTAAATGAGCATGGAAAAACAGTACCTGAGGATATTTCAATAGCAGGTTATGATGATATATTGTTTTCAAAATTATCTACGCCGGAGCTCACCACAATAAGGCAAAATGTGCAGCAAAAAGCAGAATCTGCAGTAGATAGCATGATGAAAATGATTAAGAATAAGCCAGTGGAGCATAACATAAAACTCCCTGTTGAGTTGATTGTTAGAGAGTCATGTAGACAGTTGTAA
- a CDS encoding glycoside hydrolase family 13 protein, with translation MEKAWWKESVIYQIYPRSFCDSNGDGIGDLNGIRSKLDYLQKLGINVIWLSPIYKSPNDDNGYDISDYQDIMDDFGTMDDFDALLKEAHEHGIKIVMDLVVNHTSDEHKWFIESRSSKDNPKRDYYIWREPKDGKEPNNWGSCFSGSAWEYDEKTGMYYLHCFSKKQPDLNWDNEKVRDEVFNMMTWWCEKGIDGFRMDVISMISKVPGLPDGNKGEGALYGDLSNTTNGPRVHEYLQEMRKRVLSKYDLITVGECAGVTIEEAKKYANLDNSELNMVFQFEHTGLDYDERGKWTTKRFYLPDLKENLSKWQNELEGQAWNSLYWDNHDQPRIVSRLGDDSPLSAKCIATVLHMMKGTPYIYQGEELGMTNYPFKSIDECRDIEILNAHKELVGGGRMSEEDLMDGIRAKGRDNARTPMQWDDTKEAGFTTGKPWIGVNPNHKTINAKAELEDKNSVFYYYQKLIQLRRNSQWSDIIVYGTYNLLDKEDENIFAYTRQLGERKILVVCNVSANEVQYKLDFEVEEKACLIRNYDNLNLEKEMRVPAWFAGVWEI, from the coding sequence ATGGAAAAGGCATGGTGGAAAGAAAGTGTCATATACCAGATTTATCCAAGATCTTTTTGTGATTCTAATGGTGATGGCATTGGTGATTTAAATGGTATACGAAGTAAATTAGATTACTTACAAAAGCTTGGAATCAACGTTATTTGGCTTAGTCCAATATATAAATCGCCTAACGACGACAATGGTTATGATATATCTGATTATCAGGATATAATGGATGATTTTGGAACAATGGACGATTTCGATGCTTTGCTTAAAGAGGCACATGAGCATGGAATCAAAATCGTAATGGATTTGGTAGTTAATCACACATCCGATGAGCATAAGTGGTTCATCGAAAGTAGATCATCAAAGGATAATCCCAAGAGAGATTATTATATCTGGCGTGAGCCGAAAGATGGCAAAGAACCAAACAACTGGGGATCATGTTTTTCAGGGTCGGCATGGGAATATGATGAAAAGACAGGCATGTATTATCTACATTGCTTTTCAAAAAAGCAGCCGGATTTAAACTGGGACAATGAAAAAGTCAGAGATGAAGTATTCAACATGATGACTTGGTGGTGTGAAAAGGGCATTGATGGATTCAGAATGGATGTAATATCAATGATTTCCAAAGTACCAGGATTACCAGATGGAAACAAAGGCGAGGGGGCTTTATATGGGGACTTATCTAATACAACAAACGGCCCAAGAGTTCATGAGTATTTACAGGAAATGAGAAAGCGAGTGCTTTCAAAATACGACTTGATCACAGTTGGGGAGTGCGCAGGCGTAACTATAGAGGAAGCAAAGAAATATGCAAATTTAGATAATTCTGAGCTGAATATGGTTTTCCAATTTGAACACACAGGACTGGATTACGACGAACGAGGAAAATGGACAACCAAAAGATTCTATTTACCAGATTTAAAAGAAAACTTGAGTAAATGGCAGAATGAACTTGAGGGCCAGGCTTGGAATTCCTTGTATTGGGATAATCACGATCAACCAAGAATCGTATCAAGACTTGGAGACGACTCGCCATTATCAGCAAAATGTATCGCCACAGTTCTTCACATGATGAAGGGTACGCCTTATATATATCAAGGCGAAGAACTTGGAATGACAAATTATCCTTTCAAATCAATTGATGAATGCAGAGACATTGAAATACTAAATGCTCACAAGGAATTGGTTGGCGGAGGCCGAATGTCAGAGGAGGATTTAATGGACGGCATTCGAGCAAAAGGCCGTGATAATGCAAGAACTCCAATGCAGTGGGACGATACTAAGGAGGCAGGATTTACAACAGGAAAGCCTTGGATAGGAGTTAATCCAAATCACAAGACAATCAATGCAAAAGCTGAACTGGAAGATAAGAACTCAGTATTTTATTACTATCAAAAGCTTATCCAGCTAAGAAGAAATAGCCAGTGGTCAGATATCATCGTATATGGCACATACAATCTTTTGGACAAGGAAGATGAAAATATATTTGCATACACAAGACAATTGGGGGAAAGAAAAATTCTTGTTGTATGTAATGTAAGTGCCAATGAGGTGCAATACAAGCTGGATTTTGAGGTGGAAGAAAAGGCATGCTTAATTCGTAATTACGATAATTTGAATTTGGAAAAAGAGATGAGAGTCCCAGCATGGTTTGCAGGAGTTTGGGAGATTTAA